A window of the Cannabis sativa cultivar Pink pepper isolate KNU-18-1 chromosome X, ASM2916894v1, whole genome shotgun sequence genome harbors these coding sequences:
- the LOC115696277 gene encoding classical arabinogalactan protein 9-like encodes MARSTFLVFFITFAIGSSSVFAQSPLSAPTGSPTKSPPTVSSPPLATATPPSKTSVPSPSPSPAPTASQPASSPASAPSISTPPTSSPTSSPPAPPTSGPSAAVSPSSSIGNPPSEAPLPPSPSNSHSRISGAGFVAAIILAISVSNLMV; translated from the coding sequence atggctCGCTCTACCTTCCTTGTGTTCTTCATCACTTTCGCAATTGGATCTTCATCTGTTTTCGCTCAATCTCCATTATCGGCGCCGACCGGTTCGCCTACCAAGTCTCCGCCGACTGTTTCATCACCGCCTCTAGCTACTGCTACTCCTCCATCCAAAACTTCAGTCCCGTCTCCGTCTCCGTCTCCGGCTCCCACGGCGTCTCAGCCAGCCTCGTCCCCTGCATCGGCTCCATCAATCTCCACACCACCGACCTCATCTCCAACCAGCTCTCCACCAGCTCCACCGACTTCTGGTCCTTCAGCCGCAGTTTCCCCCAGTTCTTCCATCGGAAACCCTCCGTCTGAGGCACCGCTCCCTCCTTCACCATCTAATAGTCACAGCAGAATCTCTGGTGCTGGATTTGTAGCCGCGATCATCTTAGCTATATCAGTTTCGAATCTGATGGTGTGA